A single region of the Oryzias melastigma strain HK-1 linkage group LG23, ASM292280v2, whole genome shotgun sequence genome encodes:
- the LOC118598109 gene encoding sodium-coupled monocarboxylate transporter 1-like, with amino-acid sequence YSAPFFCLISFDPNPLRRNTFWTLSIGGTFIWISVYGINQAQVQRYISCKSVTQARLSLYINLLGLWSVLLSSVFAGMCLYSVYKRCDPWTTGLISAPDQLMPYLVMDILGDYPGLPGLFVAAAYSGSLSTVSSSINALAAVTIEDLIKPHTNLSEKQLSWLSKGMSLLFGVLCIGMAGLASLMGGILQATISIFGVIGGPLLGLFTLGILCPFANSKGALSGLVSGLALSLWVGIGAQIYPPSAEMSRPLPLNTEGCNFTLTNNLSLASFPEQLNFSTTPIHTSHRPLLADWYSLSYLYFSPVGTITAIFVGLIVSILTGGHKLQVEPKLMLLKEDTTFYHLIKLFEGGVKKRSGKLNLKNQEKKSGNTNPAFVDFELDLTKISSRE; translated from the exons TACTCTGCACCGTTCTTCTGTCTCATCAGCTTCGATCCAAACCCGCTTAGGAGAAACACATTCTGGACTTTGAGCATTGGTGGGACCTTTATCTGGATCAGCGTGTACGGGATCAACCAGGCCCAGGTTCAGAGATACATCTCCTGCAAGAGCGTGACTCAAGCTCGACT CTCTTTGTACATCAACTTGTTGGGTCTGTGGTCCGTTCTGCTGTCCTCCGTGTTTGCTGGAATGTGTCTTTACTCGGTCTATAAAAGATGCGACCCGTGGACCACAGGACTGATCTCTGCTCCAGATCAG CTGATGCcgtatctggtgatggacatccTGGGAGATTACCCAGGTCTGCCTGGACTCTTTGTTGCAGCTGCATACAGTGGCTCTCTAAG CACAGTGTCCTCCAGTATCAATGCTCTGGCTGCAGTGACCATCGAGGACCTCATCAAACCTCACACAAACTTATCTGAGAAGCAGCTCTCCTGGTTGTCCAAAGGGATGA GTCTTCTGTTTGGAGTTTTGTGCATTGGCATGGCTGGGCTGGCCTCACTCATGGGGGGGATCTTGCAG GCGACTATCAGTATCTTTGGGGTCATTGGAGGTCCTTTACTGGGTTTATTCACGCTGGGCATCCTCTGTCCGTTTGCAAACTCTAAA GGAGCTCTGTCAGGTCTCGTGTCAGGACTCGCCCTGTCTCTTTGGGTGGGCATTGGAGCTCAGATTTACCCTCCCTCAGCGGAGATGAGTCGACCTTTGCCTCTGAACACTGAGGGCTGCAACTTCACCTTAACAAACAACCTGAGCTTGGCCTCTTTCCCAGAACAACTAAACTTCAGCACAACCCCGATCCACACCAGTCACAG GCCTTTGCTGGCAGACTGGTACTCCCTGTCCTACCTGTACTTCAGTCCTGTTGGAACCATAACAGCCATCTTTGTAGGACTGATCGTCAGCATTTTAACAG GAGGACATAAACTTCAGGTGGAACCGAAGCTTATGCTACTGAAAGAAGACACAACTTTCTACCATCTCATTAAACTTTTTGAAGGAGGA gTAAAGAAACGCAGTGGTAAACTGAACCTGAAAAACCAGGAGAAGAAATCTGGAAATACTAATCCtgcttttgttgattttgagCTGGATTTAACAAAAATCAGCTCCAGAGAATAA